Proteins from one Pseudomonas grandcourensis genomic window:
- a CDS encoding biopolymer transporter ExbD has product MAFSTQDSDEVLSEINVTPLVDVMLVLLVVFIVTAPLLTNAIPINLPKTEAVAPVEQKDPLVVSIDGAGKLFINKDEIQPDLLEFNLQAAKAKDPEVRVQLQADDGVNYGEVARAMASIERAGISKLSVITAR; this is encoded by the coding sequence ATGGCCTTTTCGACACAAGACAGCGATGAAGTACTCAGTGAGATCAACGTCACGCCCCTGGTGGACGTGATGCTGGTGCTGTTGGTGGTGTTCATCGTCACCGCGCCGCTGCTGACCAATGCCATCCCGATCAACTTGCCCAAGACCGAAGCCGTGGCGCCCGTGGAGCAGAAAGACCCATTGGTGGTGAGCATCGACGGCGCCGGCAAATTGTTTATCAACAAAGATGAAATCCAGCCGGATTTGCTGGAGTTCAACCTGCAGGCGGCGAAGGCCAAAGACCCGGAAGTTCGCGTGCAATTGCAGGCCGATGACGGCGTGAATTACGGCGAAGTGGCTCGCGCCATGGCCTCGATCGAGCGCGCGGGGATCAGCAAGTTGTCGGTAATCACCGCGAGGTAG
- the hpaC gene encoding 4-hydroxyphenylacetate 3-monooxygenase, reductase component encodes MADLSQQQIDFRNAMAQLPAAVNIITTNGPGGRCGITASAVCSVTDSPPTVLVCVNRNSATHDVFRTNGHLCVNVLCGEQEELARHFAGMTKVPMDERFAWDLWDDGAADVPVLRDALVQLEGRISECKEVGSHSVMFVELTKVGVREPRDSLVYFNRLFHRLEHAGAHC; translated from the coding sequence ATGGCCGACCTGAGCCAGCAGCAAATCGACTTTCGCAACGCCATGGCGCAGCTGCCTGCCGCGGTGAACATCATCACCACCAACGGCCCTGGCGGTCGTTGCGGCATCACCGCCAGCGCCGTGTGCTCGGTGACCGACTCGCCGCCCACCGTGCTGGTGTGCGTCAACCGCAACAGCGCCACCCACGACGTGTTCCGCACCAACGGCCATCTGTGCGTCAACGTGCTGTGTGGCGAGCAGGAAGAACTGGCCCGGCATTTCGCCGGCATGACCAAGGTGCCGATGGACGAACGCTTCGCCTGGGATCTGTGGGACGACGGCGCGGCCGACGTGCCGGTGCTGCGCGATGCCCTGGTGCAGCTGGAAGGGCGGATCAGCGAGTGCAAGGAAGTGGGATCGCATTCGGTGATGTTCGTGGAGCTGACGAAGGTGGGCGTGCGCGAGCCGCGCGACAGCCTGGTGTATTTCAACCGGTTGTTTCATCGTCTTGAGCATGCCGGGGCGCATTGCTGA
- a CDS encoding ABC transporter permease: MSGLIAKSRGLLLPLLLIGGWEYLSRQDAAGAYAFVPLSTIGAALLELLANGELLVNLLASLARTSAGLALGIFFGVLLGVLMALSGLANRLIGPLFHSIRQVPMLGWIPLIAMWFGNGEFSKVLIVSLAAFYPMVLNTYQGFSHVEQRYREVGQVLVLSRWQRFRHVLLPAALPSIATGVLHALAFAWVTAVGSELFLSSGAGLGNLMMNAEAGSRMEVIVLSVLCIGLCGYLMTLLFTLLSRHLLRWRNIR, translated from the coding sequence ATGTCTGGACTTATTGCCAAATCCCGTGGCCTGTTGCTGCCGCTGTTGTTGATCGGCGGCTGGGAATACCTGTCACGCCAGGACGCGGCGGGGGCGTACGCCTTTGTCCCGCTGTCGACCATCGGCGCCGCCTTGCTCGAGCTGCTGGCCAATGGCGAACTGCTGGTGAACCTGTTGGCCAGCCTGGCGCGTACCAGTGCCGGGCTGGCGCTGGGTATTTTCTTCGGTGTCCTGTTGGGCGTGTTGATGGCGCTGTCGGGACTCGCCAACCGGCTGATCGGGCCGCTGTTTCATTCGATCCGCCAGGTACCCATGCTCGGCTGGATTCCGCTGATCGCCATGTGGTTCGGCAACGGCGAGTTCTCCAAGGTGCTGATCGTGAGCCTCGCGGCTTTCTACCCCATGGTTCTCAACACTTATCAGGGCTTCAGCCATGTCGAACAGCGCTATCGCGAAGTCGGCCAGGTGCTGGTACTGAGCCGCTGGCAACGGTTTCGTCATGTGCTGTTGCCCGCGGCGCTGCCGAGCATCGCCACCGGTGTGCTGCACGCGCTCGCGTTTGCCTGGGTCACGGCGGTGGGCAGCGAGTTGTTCCTGTCTTCGGGAGCCGGTCTGGGCAACCTGATGATGAACGCCGAAGCCGGCTCACGCATGGAAGTCATCGTCCTCAGTGTGCTGTGCATCGGTCTGTGCGGTTACCTGATGACCCTGCTATTCACCCTTCTAAGCCGCCATTTGCTGCGCTGGCGCAACATTCGTTGA
- a CDS encoding energy transducer TonB, with translation MGNVQSPASLPQVFQSPGLGELLNLGRVFREPLALSRLHRTPQRLLNRREVVLLGVLALVLHGAVIVWVNQIPAPELPLVPPEIPPMTIEFSQPAPPVVQPPVPEPIAQPVVEPPPPVEDELAVKPPPPKPIPKPKPLVKPAPKPVAKPVTAQPAPPVTPQPVAAAPAAAAPPAPQPVTPASATAGYLHNPAPEYPSQAMRRGWQGTVLLRVHVLASGKPGEIQIQKSSGRDSLDDAALVAVKRWSFVPARQGDTALDGWVSVPIDFKIK, from the coding sequence ATGGGCAATGTCCAAAGCCCCGCCAGTCTGCCGCAGGTGTTCCAGAGCCCGGGCCTCGGTGAGCTGCTCAACCTTGGCCGGGTATTTCGCGAGCCCCTGGCACTGTCCCGCCTGCACCGCACACCTCAACGGCTGTTGAATCGTCGCGAGGTGGTCTTGCTCGGAGTGTTGGCGCTGGTCCTGCATGGCGCAGTGATCGTCTGGGTCAACCAGATACCAGCGCCGGAACTGCCTCTGGTGCCCCCGGAAATTCCGCCGATGACCATCGAGTTCTCGCAACCCGCGCCCCCCGTGGTGCAACCTCCGGTGCCCGAGCCGATTGCGCAGCCGGTGGTCGAACCACCTCCACCGGTGGAGGATGAACTGGCTGTAAAGCCGCCTCCGCCCAAGCCGATTCCCAAGCCCAAGCCGTTGGTCAAACCCGCGCCCAAACCGGTTGCCAAACCCGTTACAGCGCAACCTGCCCCACCCGTGACGCCGCAACCGGTGGCCGCGGCGCCAGCAGCTGCGGCACCGCCTGCCCCTCAGCCCGTGACCCCGGCTTCGGCGACTGCCGGTTATTTGCATAACCCGGCGCCCGAGTACCCGTCCCAGGCCATGCGCCGGGGCTGGCAAGGCACGGTGCTGTTGCGCGTCCATGTGTTGGCCAGCGGTAAACCCGGTGAAATCCAGATTCAGAAAAGCAGTGGCCGCGACTCGCTGGACGACGCCGCTCTGGTCGCCGTCAAACGCTGGAGTTTCGTCCCGGCCAGGCAAGGCGACACCGCACTGGACGGCTGGGTCAGCGTGCCCATCGACTTCAAGATCAAGTAA
- a CDS encoding ABC transporter substrate-binding protein: MSKPLDTLWYTHSPVPTGLGIAVQSGRLAQAFAPFGTNIQSLRESSEREVREAHYDHHLKNSVRHGGNIPAIWAYASGVQTRVLGLSWSDEVQLILTTAESGVKSIRDLKNRRFGLPKWANVQIDFTRAQALRGLENALKLEGLEVSDVELVDYPYGGTYSDDQKQHVYGSEVSLDVTRVSRRNNELIGLLRGDIDAIFLKGAHAVHLANEFGLQVVVDTGSHPDPLIRSNNGTPRTLTVDTHLLHEHFDASVNIVDTVLRTEQWAWANPDETRRFLARELNTSEYWVAAAYGEDAHRRLRTTLDARSIEALQDFTDFLHRWDFIPRRFDVRDWIDFSVLEKVIGSTSRLAV, from the coding sequence ATGAGCAAACCACTCGATACGCTTTGGTACACCCATAGCCCTGTTCCCACGGGCCTTGGCATCGCCGTGCAATCCGGTCGACTGGCGCAAGCCTTTGCGCCGTTCGGCACGAATATCCAGTCACTGCGCGAGTCCAGTGAGCGGGAAGTTCGCGAAGCCCATTACGACCATCACCTGAAAAACTCGGTACGTCACGGCGGCAACATCCCGGCCATCTGGGCCTATGCCAGCGGCGTACAGACCCGGGTCCTGGGGCTGTCCTGGAGCGACGAGGTGCAACTGATCCTGACCACCGCGGAATCCGGTGTGAAGAGCATTCGTGACCTGAAGAACCGCCGCTTCGGGTTGCCGAAATGGGCCAACGTGCAGATCGACTTCACTCGCGCCCAGGCCCTGCGCGGTCTGGAAAACGCCCTCAAGCTCGAAGGCCTGGAGGTGTCTGATGTCGAGTTGGTGGACTACCCCTATGGCGGCACCTACAGCGACGATCAAAAACAGCATGTCTACGGCTCGGAAGTCAGCCTCGATGTCACGCGCGTCAGCCGCCGCAACAACGAACTGATCGGATTGTTGCGCGGCGACATCGATGCGATTTTTCTCAAGGGCGCGCACGCCGTGCACCTGGCCAACGAATTCGGTTTGCAGGTGGTCGTCGATACCGGTTCTCACCCCGACCCGCTGATTCGCTCGAACAACGGCACGCCACGGACCCTGACCGTGGACACTCACCTGCTGCATGAGCATTTCGACGCCAGCGTGAATATCGTTGATACCGTGCTGCGCACCGAGCAATGGGCCTGGGCCAATCCCGACGAAACCCGGCGTTTTCTGGCCCGGGAACTCAACACCAGCGAGTACTGGGTCGCCGCCGCGTACGGTGAAGACGCCCATCGGCGCTTGCGCACGACACTGGATGCACGATCCATTGAAGCGCTGCAGGATTTCACCGATTTCCTGCATCGCTGGGACTTCATTCCGCGGCGTTTCGATGTGCGTGACTGGATCGATTTCAGTGTGCTGGAGAAGGTCATTGGTTCCACGTCACGACTGGCGGTTTGA
- a CDS encoding ABC transporter permease, producing the protein MRTQRLLSSLTWLISPVALLLLWAAIAGAGIFPRNLLIPPAQVWQTFEELSASGELLEHLLNSLSRLGLGFGIGSLCGLAFGVLMALSKNVEIYCSPLFHTLRQIPSIALIPMFVLLFGIDETFKIIIVAKTAFFPVALAASEGVKAIPRSYFEVADVYRLRWPTLVREIALPAAAPPIITGFRISLTRAWVVLVATELLAADSGLGQMIEMSRQMLRIDVVMVGIVVTGLIGFTLDFSFRQLEQRLFRWQTR; encoded by the coding sequence ATGCGTACTCAACGTCTGTTGTCCTCCCTGACCTGGCTCATCTCCCCTGTTGCCCTGTTGTTGCTGTGGGCGGCGATAGCCGGGGCCGGGATTTTTCCGCGCAACCTGCTGATCCCTCCCGCTCAGGTGTGGCAGACCTTCGAAGAATTGTCCGCCAGCGGTGAACTCCTCGAACACCTGCTCAACAGTCTGTCGCGCCTGGGGCTGGGGTTCGGCATCGGTTCACTGTGCGGCCTGGCGTTCGGTGTGCTCATGGCCTTGTCGAAAAATGTCGAGATCTACTGCTCGCCGCTGTTCCACACCCTGCGCCAGATTCCCAGCATCGCGTTGATCCCGATGTTCGTCCTGCTGTTCGGTATCGATGAAACCTTCAAGATCATCATCGTTGCCAAGACCGCATTCTTCCCGGTTGCGCTGGCCGCCAGCGAAGGCGTCAAAGCCATTCCGCGCAGCTACTTCGAGGTGGCTGACGTTTACCGCCTGCGCTGGCCGACATTGGTCCGCGAGATCGCCCTGCCCGCCGCCGCGCCGCCAATCATCACCGGTTTTCGTATCAGCCTGACCCGCGCCTGGGTGGTGCTGGTGGCCACCGAGTTGCTCGCCGCCGACAGTGGCCTGGGGCAGATGATCGAAATGAGCCGGCAAATGTTGCGCATCGATGTGGTGATGGTAGGGATTGTGGTGACCGGATTGATCGGTTTCACCCTGGATTTCAGTTTTCGCCAACTGGAACAGCGGCTGTTCCGCTGGCAGACCCGCTAG
- a CDS encoding TonB-dependent receptor: protein MHKLNPITKSIWLTLLLAGGGVSEGLLAAETTETDSSKTAAEPSLKTVTVTAQHREETLQEIPVAVSAIQGTSLVADGVRNMGDITTFVPNTSAKNPDGDGRPRWYIRGLGTGDTGAATVFPVGIYADDVYLNAPVAGGGPLFDLERIEILRGPQGTLYGKNTTAGAVNVISKKPTFDTDGFGTIGFGTKNERIVSGALGGALVDEKLAARVALYSEERDGYQKNLVDDNTYGDVNKKAVRLQFLAQINDDLEALLKVHSREFKGDGSNGSLAVGRYYNVGYERPRGRDIAINVNEDSKLNHDGTSLTLNWHLGDYTLTSISAYDYIRNQATSDADYTPYEVNGAAISDNKYAQYSQELRLASPQQETLRWLLGAHYFHEDLDSSAQRIVTPGPTPNGTGSNQIGGVTDFRDLSYDHKTDSYALFGNLTYDFTEDFSVTGGLRWTQEKKDIDLDLTQLTRITANGPLVPLRGVGTNGNRQEDKTWDAWTYDLTPEYRINDNVRVFFRYAHGFRSGGFNTGLSTSLSQLTTVDPEQLDAYEIGLKSEWFDHRLTANANIFYYDYSDIQVNLLTVNNGVLTTALTNGAKGTVKGAELELEAQPTDYLHLRAAVSFLDTEYTDFKNTNPNTGVVTGDYSGNSFVRSPRNVVALGGDYTFPLEIGGKLVAGGDVSFRDKEYFLADRQSSADKTLSQAHYTLANTRLTWFSPDEKLSVTGFVNNVTDRRYQVHGRPNGTLGQYVITYGDPRTVGLSVTSRF from the coding sequence ATGCATAAACTTAATCCAATCACCAAAAGTATCTGGCTAACCTTGTTACTCGCCGGGGGCGGCGTCAGCGAGGGTTTGCTCGCAGCAGAAACGACAGAAACCGACAGCAGCAAAACGGCTGCGGAGCCTTCGCTCAAAACCGTTACCGTCACCGCGCAACACCGGGAGGAAACCCTGCAAGAGATTCCGGTGGCGGTATCGGCGATACAGGGCACCAGCCTGGTAGCCGACGGCGTGCGCAATATGGGCGACATCACCACATTCGTTCCCAACACTTCAGCGAAAAACCCGGACGGCGATGGCCGCCCACGTTGGTACATCCGTGGTCTCGGTACCGGTGATACGGGCGCAGCCACCGTTTTCCCGGTGGGGATCTACGCCGATGACGTCTACCTCAATGCACCGGTTGCCGGCGGCGGGCCGCTGTTCGACCTCGAGCGCATCGAAATTCTGCGGGGGCCGCAAGGTACGCTATACGGCAAGAACACCACCGCAGGTGCCGTGAACGTCATCTCGAAAAAACCAACCTTCGACACAGACGGCTTCGGCACGATCGGGTTTGGCACCAAGAACGAACGCATCGTCAGCGGCGCTCTGGGGGGAGCGCTGGTGGATGAAAAACTCGCGGCGCGGGTCGCGCTGTATTCCGAAGAACGTGACGGCTACCAGAAGAACCTGGTGGACGACAACACCTATGGCGACGTCAACAAGAAAGCCGTACGCCTGCAGTTTCTTGCTCAGATAAATGACGATCTCGAGGCACTGCTCAAGGTCCACAGCCGCGAATTCAAAGGCGACGGCAGCAACGGTTCGCTCGCGGTCGGGCGTTATTACAACGTCGGCTACGAAAGACCTCGCGGGCGCGATATCGCAATCAATGTCAATGAAGACTCCAAGCTCAATCACGACGGCACTTCGCTGACTCTGAACTGGCACCTGGGTGACTACACCCTGACCTCCATCAGCGCCTATGACTACATTCGCAACCAGGCGACCAGCGACGCCGACTACACGCCTTATGAAGTCAACGGTGCAGCGATTTCCGACAATAAATACGCTCAATACTCCCAGGAGCTGCGCCTGGCATCGCCGCAGCAGGAAACCCTGCGCTGGCTGCTGGGCGCGCATTACTTCCATGAAGACCTCGACAGCTCTGCCCAACGCATTGTCACACCCGGCCCGACACCTAACGGTACCGGCTCCAACCAGATTGGCGGCGTCACTGATTTTCGTGATCTGAGCTATGACCACAAGACCGACAGCTACGCGCTGTTCGGCAACCTGACCTACGACTTCACCGAGGATTTCAGCGTGACCGGCGGTCTGCGCTGGACCCAGGAAAAGAAAGACATCGACCTCGACCTGACGCAACTGACCCGCATCACGGCCAACGGCCCGCTGGTGCCGCTGCGTGGCGTCGGCACCAACGGCAATCGTCAGGAAGACAAGACCTGGGACGCCTGGACCTATGACCTGACGCCGGAATACCGGATCAACGATAACGTCCGGGTGTTCTTCCGTTACGCCCATGGCTTCCGTTCCGGCGGTTTCAATACCGGCTTGTCCACCAGCCTTTCACAGCTGACCACGGTCGACCCGGAACAACTCGACGCCTACGAGATCGGCCTCAAATCCGAGTGGTTCGATCATCGCCTGACCGCCAACGCCAACATCTTCTACTACGACTATTCGGATATTCAGGTGAACCTGCTGACGGTCAACAACGGGGTGCTGACCACCGCATTGACCAACGGCGCCAAGGGTACGGTCAAGGGCGCCGAGCTGGAACTCGAAGCCCAGCCGACCGACTACCTGCACCTGCGTGCCGCGGTATCGTTCCTCGACACCGAATACACCGACTTCAAGAACACCAACCCCAACACAGGGGTGGTCACTGGTGACTACAGCGGCAACAGCTTCGTGCGCTCACCGCGCAACGTGGTGGCGCTCGGTGGCGATTACACCTTTCCACTGGAAATCGGTGGCAAGTTGGTGGCTGGTGGCGATGTAAGTTTCCGCGACAAGGAATACTTCCTCGCCGACCGCCAGAGCAGCGCCGACAAGACACTCAGCCAGGCGCACTACACCCTGGCCAATACTCGCCTGACCTGGTTCAGCCCGGATGAAAAACTCAGCGTGACCGGGTTTGTGAACAACGTCACCGACCGCCGCTACCAGGTACACGGTCGTCCGAACGGCACCCTGGGCCAATACGTGATCACCTACGGTGACCCGCGTACCGTCGGCCTGAGCGTGACCAGTCGCTTCTGA
- a CDS encoding TonB-dependent receptor, with protein MFHHTPLAGAIALFIGSLAMPVVAAETQPAASSDHLDTVVVLGTRRGDVTALESAAPIDVLSAEQLQQTGASDLSGALTALSPSFTYPQSPQGAFAGSIAQGASLRGLASDQVLVLVNGKRRHTSANVTRQSLVNGRGAAAVDLSLIPLSSIQRVEILRDGAAAQYGSDAIAGVINIVLKEKDDGGNLGYRFGGYDKGDGIQRKFSGWKGIALPNDGFLTLSFDAGSQDPASDTNPDNRIFYPGSTSINTPREQNNRYRTWRWGSGNVSDQYNFALNSEVGIGEGLTAYGFATYSHKNTDAEGFFDPPTTLRNNYSSTALQRFPDGRLPITRYSLEDYALTGGLRYEDEQLGKFDLAANHGDNTLKSTDRNAINPSWGANSPEKIYTGEREADQTNVTLDWVRDFPTDLLFKPLTLSAGLAWRQENYELSAGEAAGWQNGPFFNTVDPVTRRRIPGYYSGITQVDAASLERNVLGAYVDVEGQISEKFQAGVAVRTEHYSDFGDTTNGKLSLRYDFTPQIAARATASTGYRAPSLVQSGLSSFSVQVVEQPPGSGNFVEVQQRTLRTDSPEAALLGGTSLKPEESTSYSLGLVWRPLANASVTLDAYRIDIDNRITLSDQLPASVVLPIFAGTPYANIQSAAFYTNVADTRTDGVELAGNYQLDLQQWGRLNLNAGVSQNNTKITALRDVGNIKGSQIVGRTTQGLIEDGTPDSKLILSANWLYEGWGVTVAQRRYGEWKSLNSTNPTLDQTYSPQWVTDLDLSYTFNRALKVSVGAINLFDTHPDKADGAQLYGVPKYSITSPEGAQGAFYYTSVSYDF; from the coding sequence ATGTTCCATCACACCCCGTTGGCCGGCGCTATCGCGCTGTTCATTGGCAGCCTTGCCATGCCTGTCGTGGCTGCCGAAACTCAACCCGCAGCCAGCAGCGATCACCTCGACACTGTGGTGGTACTCGGTACGCGGCGCGGCGACGTGACCGCGCTGGAAAGCGCCGCGCCGATTGACGTTCTGTCTGCCGAACAGTTGCAACAGACGGGTGCCAGCGACCTGTCCGGCGCCCTCACCGCCCTGTCACCGTCGTTCACCTATCCGCAGTCGCCCCAGGGCGCCTTTGCCGGCTCCATCGCCCAGGGCGCGTCTTTACGCGGCCTGGCATCCGATCAGGTACTGGTGCTGGTCAACGGCAAGCGCCGCCACACCAGCGCCAACGTCACCCGCCAAAGCCTGGTCAACGGACGTGGCGCGGCAGCGGTCGATTTGAGCCTGATTCCCCTGAGTTCGATCCAGCGCGTGGAAATCCTGCGCGATGGCGCGGCGGCCCAATACGGCTCGGACGCCATCGCCGGGGTGATCAACATCGTGCTCAAGGAGAAAGACGACGGGGGCAACCTCGGCTATCGCTTTGGCGGCTACGACAAGGGCGATGGCATCCAGCGCAAATTCAGCGGCTGGAAAGGCATCGCCCTGCCCAACGACGGCTTCCTGACCCTGAGTTTCGATGCCGGCAGCCAGGACCCGGCCAGCGACACCAACCCCGACAACCGGATTTTTTACCCCGGCTCCACCAGCATCAACACGCCCCGCGAACAGAACAACCGCTACCGCACCTGGCGCTGGGGTTCGGGCAATGTGTCGGACCAATACAACTTCGCCCTGAACAGTGAAGTCGGCATCGGCGAAGGTCTGACCGCCTACGGCTTTGCCACCTACTCCCACAAGAATACCGACGCCGAAGGCTTCTTCGACCCGCCCACGACCTTGCGTAACAACTACAGCAGCACCGCGCTGCAACGCTTCCCGGATGGACGCCTGCCCATCACCCGCTACTCGCTGGAAGACTATGCGTTGACCGGTGGCCTGCGTTACGAAGACGAGCAACTGGGCAAGTTCGACCTTGCCGCGAACCATGGCGACAACACCCTGAAGTCCACCGACCGCAATGCGATCAACCCCAGCTGGGGCGCCAACAGTCCGGAAAAGATCTACACCGGTGAACGTGAGGCCGATCAGACCAACGTGACCCTGGACTGGGTGCGAGACTTCCCGACCGACCTGTTGTTCAAACCGCTGACACTTTCCGCCGGCCTGGCCTGGCGCCAGGAGAACTACGAACTGAGCGCCGGCGAAGCTGCGGGATGGCAGAACGGCCCGTTTTTCAATACGGTCGACCCCGTGACCCGCCGGCGCATTCCCGGGTACTACTCGGGCATCACCCAGGTCGACGCAGCCTCTCTGGAGCGAAACGTACTGGGTGCCTATGTCGACGTCGAAGGCCAGATCAGCGAAAAATTCCAGGCGGGCGTCGCGGTGCGCACCGAGCACTACTCGGATTTCGGTGACACCACCAACGGCAAACTGTCCCTGCGTTATGACTTCACCCCGCAGATCGCCGCACGAGCCACCGCCAGTACCGGCTATCGCGCGCCATCCCTGGTGCAGAGCGGCTTGTCTTCGTTCAGCGTGCAGGTGGTGGAGCAGCCACCGGGCAGTGGCAACTTTGTCGAAGTGCAGCAGCGAACATTGCGCACCGACAGTCCAGAGGCAGCGCTGTTGGGCGGGACATCGCTCAAGCCGGAAGAGTCCACCAGCTACTCCCTGGGCCTGGTCTGGCGTCCGTTGGCCAATGCGTCGGTGACGCTGGACGCCTACCGCATTGATATCGACAACCGCATCACCCTCTCCGACCAGTTGCCCGCGTCGGTCGTTTTGCCGATCTTTGCCGGAACGCCTTACGCAAATATCCAGAGTGCGGCCTTCTACACCAACGTGGCCGACACCCGCACCGACGGTGTCGAGCTGGCCGGCAACTATCAGCTGGACCTGCAGCAATGGGGACGCCTGAACCTGAATGCCGGCGTGAGCCAGAACAACACCAAAATCACCGCCCTGCGCGACGTCGGCAATATCAAGGGCTCGCAGATTGTCGGCCGCACCACCCAAGGCCTGATCGAAGATGGCACTCCCGACTCCAAGCTGATCCTCAGTGCCAACTGGTTGTATGAGGGTTGGGGCGTCACCGTGGCCCAGCGCCGCTATGGCGAATGGAAAAGTCTTAACTCCACCAACCCGACCCTGGACCAGACCTATAGCCCGCAATGGGTGACGGACCTGGACTTGTCGTACACCTTCAATAGAGCGCTGAAAGTGTCTGTGGGAGCGATCAACCTGTTCGATACCCATCCGGACAAGGCTGACGGGGCGCAGTTGTATGGCGTGCCGAAGTACTCGATCACCAGCCCTGAAGGCGCCCAGGGCGCGTTCTATTACACCAGCGTCAGTTACGACTTCTGA
- a CDS encoding MotA/TolQ/ExbB proton channel family protein gives MNLLTSPFESIEHAVIWLLIVFSVATWGLALLKGLQFTRLKAQDRKFHRQFWAASSLESAADFANNLPGAAARVALAGYNAIQISDSQNADLSQSINHQDRLERALRQQIVRERRSLETGLAILASIGSTSPFIGLFGTVWGIMSALKGISAAGSASLETVAGPIGAALVATGVGIAVAVPAVLVYNYFLRRLKLTAADLDDFAHDFYNLAQKHAFRVLLTPVAGKSGASTSGQKIKEAS, from the coding sequence ATGAATCTACTCACCTCCCCCTTCGAATCCATCGAACACGCCGTCATCTGGCTGTTGATCGTCTTCTCCGTCGCGACCTGGGGCCTGGCCTTGCTCAAGGGACTGCAGTTCACCCGGCTGAAGGCGCAGGACCGCAAATTCCACCGGCAGTTCTGGGCCGCTTCGAGCCTTGAATCGGCCGCCGATTTCGCCAATAACCTGCCTGGCGCTGCTGCCCGCGTTGCGCTTGCCGGTTACAACGCCATCCAGATCAGTGACAGCCAGAACGCCGACCTCAGCCAGTCGATCAATCATCAGGACCGCCTTGAGCGCGCTCTGCGCCAGCAGATCGTGCGTGAGCGGCGCTCGCTGGAAACCGGGCTGGCAATCCTCGCCAGTATCGGCAGCACCTCCCCCTTCATCGGCCTCTTCGGCACCGTCTGGGGGATCATGTCCGCGTTGAAAGGGATCAGTGCGGCGGGTTCGGCGAGCCTGGAAACCGTGGCGGGCCCCATAGGCGCCGCACTGGTCGCCACGGGCGTCGGTATTGCCGTCGCCGTGCCGGCGGTGCTGGTTTACAACTACTTCCTGCGTCGCCTGAAGCTGACGGCGGCAGACTTGGATGACTTTGCGCACGACTTCTACAACCTGGCACAGAAGCACGCGTTCCGCGTACTGCTGACCCCTGTCGCGGGCAAATCCGGCGCCAGCACCTCCGGGCAGAAAATCAAGGAGGCGTCCTGA
- a CDS encoding ABC transporter ATP-binding protein, giving the protein MNAIAQHFLPYSTPLQSGALQIRGLSKAYRIEGQPLPVLRSINLDVRPGEFVSIVGASGCGKSTLLRLIVGLEADYEGDILLDGKRIVATSLERGIVFQDHRLFPWMTLSQNIALALKNHPLSQTEKDRLVAEHIALVNLDGFENAYPHQLSGGMAQRAAIARALINKPKVLLLDEPLGALDALTRVRLQHELQRIWVQQRCTVIMVTHDIEEALYLGDRVIVMDAHPGRIKHEVKVDLPHPRDRASTVLQGYKEQLLEELVGH; this is encoded by the coding sequence ATGAACGCAATTGCCCAACATTTCCTGCCCTATAGCACCCCGTTACAGTCCGGCGCCCTGCAAATTCGCGGCCTGAGCAAGGCCTATCGGATAGAAGGCCAGCCTTTGCCAGTGCTGCGCAGCATCAACCTCGACGTTCGCCCCGGCGAGTTTGTCAGCATCGTGGGTGCCAGCGGCTGCGGGAAATCCACGCTGCTGCGGCTCATCGTCGGGCTGGAGGCCGACTACGAAGGTGACATTCTGCTCGATGGCAAACGGATCGTGGCCACCAGCCTGGAACGCGGGATCGTGTTTCAGGATCACCGTTTGTTTCCGTGGATGACCCTGAGCCAGAACATTGCCCTGGCCTTGAAAAACCATCCACTGTCCCAGACGGAAAAAGACCGATTGGTGGCCGAACACATTGCACTGGTCAACCTTGACGGCTTCGAGAATGCCTACCCGCATCAGTTGTCCGGCGGCATGGCGCAACGAGCAGCCATTGCCCGGGCGCTGATCAACAAACCGAAAGTGCTGTTGCTCGATGAACCCCTCGGCGCGCTCGACGCGTTGACCCGGGTACGGCTCCAACACGAGTTGCAGCGCATCTGGGTGCAACAACGCTGCACCGTGATCATGGTCACCCACGACATCGAAGAAGCCCTGTACCTGGGTGACCGGGTGATCGTCATGGACGCCCATCCGGGACGGATCAAGCACGAAGTCAAGGTCGACTTGCCCCATCCCCGGGACCGGGCGTCAACCGTATTGCAAGGCTACAAGGAACAACTGCTGGAAGAACTGGTGGGGCATTGA